Part of the Plasmodium vinckei vinckei genome assembly, chromosome: PVVCY_13 genome, tttataaaatagcGTATACTATTCAGTTTATTTTTCACCTTTTTTTATGctttctatattttaaaaccaTTACGATCGCATATCATGATTTTCTTTTGGTATTATTTATCTATATCTTATTCTTTATCATTGTTTttaactattttatttgtttacaGTTTTTAAAACTCTATCATTCTGCTATCCCTCAAGTGAGAAGCCTCATAGATTTTGTAGcaagtataaaaaaaatcattaatataaaacataaaaatatgggtAAAACCCCccattataatatatatttgtcaTAAATATGATGGCATTGCTTCAAGGGTTTATCTGATGATGCGGCTGAGGTGAAACTCTACCCAATcatacaatattttattgtttatattttaatgctttactttattttttcaaagcTAAGAAACCCGAATTGTTACAATGGGGAGACCACATAGATAGTGCTATTCAAAGAGGAACTGTTAAAGGACaacaattatttaatattttagttTCAAGCgggaaaaaaattcaatcgagatattcaaaaaaaaagttatctGATACTTTGCAATATTATCACATtaagaattatataattttagaaAAGATAAATACAGGTTCAGTTGGGCAAGTGCACTTAGCAttagataaaaatacaggttagttatatatttttttgtctttttgTCCATACTACTTGAtttctaaatatattactcATGCGCATAAtgatatgaatattttaaaggCGAAAAATACCATTCATTGAAATGGTATCACcattacatttatatacaaaaagtttgaaaatatatttacatgcgcctataaatatatattattgttatatacAGATGTATTAGTTGCGGCCAAAGCAATAGATAAATCCACGGTTCAAGGGGATGAAGGATTGtttcaaaaattaaaggATGAAATAATTGTCTCATGTAAAATGAACCATCCGTATGTTGTAAAAACTATAAATGTCCTTGAAACTCGGgacaaaattatacaattCATGGAATACTGCGATGGGGGAGATTTAATATCATACGTTAGAAATGTAatactataaaaattaaaaatgtgcaTATGTACCTATCtttgtatgcatatataatatgcttatactatatatatgtatttttttttataggtATTATACTTAGAAGAATTAAGTgcacaatatttttttcgaaaaATTCTTGATGGagttaaatatatgcacatcAATAAAATAGCTCATCGAGACTTAAAAcctgaaaatatatttctttgcAAAAAGATATTGAATCAGAAGGAGAAGACATTAATTAGGATAGGAAAATTGCCATCTTGTTTTGaatatgaattaaaaataggAGATTTTGGTGCATCTTGCTTTAACGATGTGCCAAATAAAATGCATTATGATATTGTCGGTACGCTAAGTTATGCTGCACCAGAGGTATTAggttgtaataaaaataatggatATGATAGTGAAAAAGCAGATGTATGGAGTTTAGGTATAATACTGTATGCAATGCTATTTGGCTTGTTACCATTtgataatgaagaaaaagacATTAAAGAAGCATACAACGAAatagtaaataataaaatcgCTTTCCCAAAAAATcgaattaataaatgctCAAATAATGTTAAAAATCTATTAATAGGTATGCTTAATATTAATCCTATAAATCGTTTATCTCTTGATCAAGTTATTAATGACCCATGGGTTGCTAATATGGTTAAAAGTAAATTAGAAATTTCTTATttaaatagaaaaataaatgttcCAATATCATCTACAGTTGGGAAccatatttatgtaaataaaaatccttggaattttaatatttataataatgtagCACTAATGAAAAATTCTAATAATAGCACAGAAAAAGTacttaatttaaaaaatgaatacgaaaaaaaaaatcaaaaccAATTCATTGAAGATAATCCAATCGTTATATCATCACCACCATCAAATTCAACTCATACAACCTATTCTTCTCGATATCCAATTCCATCAAATGCTCATTCAAACAATGGTAATATAATTaacttttataatatatatgaaaagaGACCAACtacattaaataaaagtaacAATGATTTATACTCATGTGATAATAATGgggtattatataataaactaaaaaattatgatgatCAAAAGGTTAGCAATGTTACGAACTATTATACAGGCCTAGTAactacatataaaaataatgcagctaatataaataataataagggTAAAGAAGAATTGTCTAATAGTAAATTAGTATCCCCTAATATTTCTGAACAAgccaatataaaaaataattatatttgtgaacaaataaaatatgttgaaAAAGACACACAAATAAATGAacaagaaatatatatatctgaAAAATCTTTAAATGTGATTTATTATGACCAGAATAAATCAATTGAAAGTGTTTACCTAGATAATAAGCatcttaataaaaataattattataactCCAAGCCTTTGGAAAATAgagaatatattaataataattattttcccgaaaaattaaatgattcaaaaattttatctgataaagaatataaacTGTATTTCAATCAAAATGGAGTTTACCaaaataatcataataACCATAGTACCAATATAccaaataatattcatcatgaaaaatattatttacttaAAAATTCAGATGGGCGTATTATTACACCATGCTATACACCTGTAAACCCTTTAAAAACTgaggaaaataaaagatataatCTTTTCAGTTCTAAGAAAAACACAAATGACCATAATGAATatgatacatataataatgaaaataatatatcttcTAATAGTAAGAATTGcttacaaaattataaccAGAATAACCCAaattgtattaaaaaagacgAAAACACAACtatcaataaaaataacaatatagAAATGGTAATCCCTCAAAATGATAAtggaaattataataataatgaatacaATTATTACTACTATGATAATAATGGGAAATATGTTAAATACTCAGTTAATTATCAAAATGACcctaaatatattttatcttcaTCTTCATCTGTtctatcaaaaaataaaataaatactactaacaattattataataataatgatgttCATTATTCAAATTACTGCGACTATAAAAGGGGAGTTTCAGAGTATGCTTCTCAATCTAATATTAGTTACAATGTTGAtgagataaatataaaaaataaccaAAATCATAAAATTAGTAACCATTCCAACCTCGATCAAAATTCATGGGGTTTAAACAGCCAACAGAATAAGCCTGATAAAAGGgatgaaatatatagttGCAAGACCGAacaaaattcaaaaattaCAATCAATGAGCAAGAAGAAGAGGATAAGAGAGATAAGATGGAAAATGATAACGAAACCGAAAAGAGAGAAATTAACGAAATGAATAAGTCtattaataaacaaaatcaAAACGATAACCAAGCATATTGCCTTAATTATACATCAAAACAatctaataaaataaataattatgacaattcaaaattattttcagaCAACAAAAACCATGTTATAGATTATTCTTCCAATTTCAATGATTCAAGAAACAACTGTtctgataataatatttgtaatgGGGACAGAAGAAGATATACATACATGTTTCTAAAGGACGACAgcatatgtaataatattaataaccaaaatataaaatatgactgttataaaaatgtgaacAAAGCATCTagcaataatattataattcccttaataaataaaaaaattgaaacaAATAGAAAATCGGCTAGTTATTCTGAAAACATTATAAATACTAATTTAAACCCTATAAATAGgtatacaaattatttaaataccttttatgaaaaacaaAGTACGCATATATCtgataatgataatgacgataaaaaaaacgataTCCAACTTACtaacataaaaaacaaCATTAATAAATACGCTAATGATgttaaaaattatcaaaGCGATTACAATACCAACAATGTGTGTTATTCAAATTATGAAGTTAAAAAAACCGAAAaaactaataaaaaaaaacgaataAATAATAGCTCATCTGGTTCATTGCCGTCATCAATATCTTCAACATCACTTGCAGAATTGAGTAACAATTCAAGTATTGGttgtattaataatattagttgtaaaaaattacaaaggGAAAATCCAAAATTCATAAGTGCAAGTAAAGAAGGTAAAACTGATAAATGTGAaactattaataaatgCAATGAGAATGAGAATAATAAAGACCAACACAccacaaataataataacaacaaCAATAGAGACACGAATAAGTTAAATGTGCGTAGTAATTCCAATAATGATATACAGAGCAATGATTTATTagatataaagaaaataaataagagTTGTaagataaataatttagtaaaaaaagaattagacgaaagaaataaaaaaaaggaacataaatatagtgagataaacatattatgtaaaaataaaagcatAGATATTGAGggtgataaaaaaaataataaaacaaaaaagaaaagcattgaaaatattgaatGTGTAAAGAACAAACGACGAAATAATGGTAACagagaatattttttaaaattaaaaaagaatatatattcaaaagaaaatatatcccAATCGATTTTCTTAAAATATTgcaatcattattatatgagaaaaaataatataaaaattcataaaatattttcaagtATCAAGAGAGAAGCAAAGAAAAATAACTCAGAcactttaaaatatttaaaaaaatgggatTTATATCACAAAAGGCGAAATCATAAGCATGACAAAAAaggcaaaaaaaaaaaagcaaaaaaacataaggttgaaataaaagaatcAAGCTTCGAAGACATCAATATGCAAAACTCAGATCAAGAACAGattctaaaaaaaacaaacaaattaCAAAACAATGTAATAGATAGTAACACGCTCACTTCATATcgttatataaataagaaaaacgataaaaatatacttgaaaataaaataaattttaaaagtaataataaaaaggagGGATACAAGGATAATCATAATTATGATATGTCAGAcagtttttttaattcaaacaaaatatattacaaaaaaactaaaataaattcaatATATCACAACAGGCGTAGTTACTCAGATTATGAATATTCGTATGACTTATGCaattcaaaaattaaaataaaggaATATAATAGCCGGCTTGATAATATTCGTGGTAAAATGTTCAAATACGATAATTCTGTTTATTCGaatgaaattaaaacaaataataattcatattatttgaaatcaaaaaacaataatgaAATTCAAGAAGGCAACATACATTATTCttataacaattttaacaAAAGACATCAAAAAGaggataataaaaaacaccATTTTGAGAATAGCACGAATGAAGAGAACATCCCATACCGCTAtgaacataataaatactTTCCTTTagataaacaaaatttatttaatgaaaatcaTTGCCatgatttttatcaaaatagCAGATTAATTGATTGCAAAAAAGAAGttttcttaaaaaatataataacgAATGAAACAAttccatatataaaacGAAGCTACAGTTTAACTGATTATAAAGATGTAAATATCGATGAcactttttttcaaataaaatgcaataataaaatagaaaataaatatagcgaaaaaaaagataagcATGAAGATAGTTTTATCGCTAAATTGTCGAGTCCCactaaaacaaataatgaCACAATTTTCAGTAATAGtgttaatttaaatgataaagaagtatatatgaataatatacCCAAAGAAAAAACTAATAAAATTCCCGAAACAAATTTAACAAATGATATACCAAACAAAATACAAGCACATCATAATATAGTATCAGCTGCATATATTGATAACAATTCGAGTACTGTACAAAATTATAGTCATGTATCGAACATATACAATAATCACAATGGAATTCTAAATTGTAGACAGATAATAgaattaaatgataataaagataGTCTTGAAAATGgaacaaatttttatattttaaaaaaaaatgaaactcAAAATTAtgcaataaataaaataactaGGAATACAAATGTAGGAAATTATTTCGATTCAAATAACTTAATACTAAATGAGCCTATATTTGAAAaggaatataatttatatcaatcacaaaaaattacaatcctaaaagataatattatgaaaaataaaaatgaaaatgtaaTTCCAACAAATTATAACACATCCCAAGCaaacaattataaaaattttattgatcaatcaaataaatatattaacaaaacaTCTAATTacaatatgaataaaatggCTAACAATTTTCTTAAAAGGCCTAATAATTAtggaaatattaaaaacaattatCTCAATTTTAATGacttattaattaataaaaaaaatacactaTCAAAAGATAATTTCACTCTTGAtcaatttaataaaacaaccaaatttattaagtcttgtaatttaaattctgattattgtaaaaattttgaacaAAATGAGTACGATACCGAAAATGCATTGCAACAAAATACGGAACATCATGAAGGGAAAATGATACACCAAATAGATAAAGACAAAATTATAGACTCAAGAAAATcgacaaataatattattatgcataatatGTCATCCATTGATCAAtctaataatatgaaaaacgATTTTATGGCTAATCAATTTAGTACAAATCCTACTGTAAAAGTAAGGCGTCCTATATGGAAACATAATTATGATATGGTTAAATATTCTAGAGAATTTAAAGAGAATAATCATACCGACGACATGAAAGATTATCTTACTTTAAATAAATCTTTTGTTCAATACTTttcaaaaacaaaaaaatctaataatgaacaaaaaaataataacaaaaaaataaatcaaaatgatGGAAATTCGGCACAACCTATGCTAAAATGGATAAACATTTTCAGTCGAAACTctcaaaaatattgattACAATTAAAACTAAGGAAAATCCCTATTCATGCCTTCCTACATCTGTGTTAAGAATATGCGACGAAAGgtcattatatattgatGCTCTAATTTTGTAGTACCCATATATGTTGATCCGAAGGAGTACATAGACAGAACCGAGTGTtgttttttacataataaaaagataaataaaaatcttctaacaaaaattaactattttttttattaatatgcctacttcataatttttagtaatttataataattgtatttttttgtttctaaTAATTTGTGTGTTCTatgcattattttcttcccCATACACAGAATAATTAAAGAGAAAGGGAGAAGAGAAACATTTAAATGGGTTCATGCATgcgcatatatattatacatttatgtttcgtttttctttttttacgtatttttttattttttttcgaacattatattatgtaaTTACTGATTAATGAATAGTTTGCATAATGGACAAGCATACCTTTTTTGCCTCAAATAATActtatatgtatacatgtaaattattatgaggCACACATACAAACGATTCCCCGTTGTCTTTTCCTTGTCCATTAAAAAAGGGATGCATACATTAATTGAAATCGAATTATGcaaatatacaaaagaGTGCTTATGTTTGCAATCCCATTTTATGAATAAGAGGAAATGATGTGAAAGGAACAAATTGGCTTCACAAGATATGAATTTGAATAATGTTTaatattctatatatactataattttatgGGAATAAagttaataataaaaaaagagaattTTCAATTCACATCATGGTATgcattatatgttttttctaATGTTTTTATGGTTTTATCTTTCCatgatttatattaaaggagactttataaaaaaaattaagtagagaaaatatgttattaatttttataacatttCTATTACATACACATACAAAAGGAGAAAAATGTGTACAAAATAACCTTACTCTTTctctttaaataaatagcttatattattttagttTGTGTGacttttatcatttttttaatgagcTATAATCAAGCATTTTAATTTCTTATGAGGTATGCTTTCTTTATTAACctcatttattattgctattatataattaatcattattactaccttatatttattatattattatttctattatCATCGCATTATTAGGCTTGTGTCTCCTGTAAATGTGATTCAAGCTTTGAAAGGCATAAAATTTAGTCCCTTAtttcacatttttaataacatacatatatatacacacttTTCCTATTTCCATGACCCAACCCCattgtttatattacattttaaatttcatttttttttttaatttatagccataaaaattacaatgcaaaaaaatataaatgtccTTGTAAGAggaaatatatcataaagGAATACTTTTCCTAGAAAATACCAAAAGTACTAAATATACTTAAATtgattttgttaattttttaaaatcatCTCAAAAGAAGCTTTtgatttgttttattatatttatatatgtattatatttattatatatataattattcttTGTAACCcccataaaaaataaactagTTCATATTGTATGTATGCATGTTGATAAGATGAGCCCTTcccaaaatatatactgaaaaatatacaatttttatgatacttaattatatgcacacatttgaaaattatgCAAGCGTAAAATATGCAGAATgcacatttattattgttttttccaataagtataaaaatacaattctttcgttttttttaatatttttatgcaaGTAAAAAGTTTGTATTTTTCGATTTAGGGCATTTACATCTTTAAAGGAGAATTTTActgcatatgtatattcattaatttttagtaatatttttttctcattgATGCTCTTATTTTGGTGAAGAGGCTCGCATCTGCCTTTGCATTTGTACAaagctataaaaaatataaaaaaaaaaaacgaaaaaaaagaaagtaaaagaagaaaaaaaacagattaattttctttttttttctttaagctactttaaaattttttgatatgtTACTATTTAAAACTTCGCCAAATTAATCATCTTCCAATCTGCCGGTTTTTAAGGAaaaccattttttttataaaaaaattatatacaaataaaaacttGAAAAATGGCAGCTGATAATACTGGAAGCACAACAGCCAGTAGTCCAGTAATTTCGATAGGTAACATCCGAGGTTTGGGAGGGTGTGACTATGGGTCATTTAGAATGTCTAATGAATTTTTAGgatggaaaaataaaaaaacaaatagcGTACATCAATACAAATGCAGTGATATTAGTGAAGGTGAATGGATAAAACTaagttataataataatagattacatttaaaatttaatgaatCTAAAGATCATTTGattgtattttttgatgGCTTTCCTGATCGAAATCTTGCGGAAATTACACAACATTTtcagaaatattttaatataaagcTAGGAAACAGAAAACTAGCTACAAAAGGATGGAATTGGGGAGAATTCAAGTTAGaaaattcaaatttaatttttgatattgataaaaaatatgcatttaatattaatacaaataatatcaaTCAACTTAATGTGCAAATAAAAAC contains:
- a CDS encoding serine/threonine protein kinase, putative — its product is MLDTAKWRNEWNAELRSIPHVETVNEYDFELTENIFLIWRFLKLYHSAIPQVRSLIDFVASIKKIINIKHKNMAKKPELLQWGDHIDSAIQRGTVKGQQLFNILVSSGKKIQSRYSKKKLSDTLQYYHIKNYIILEKINTGSVGQVHLALDKNTDVLVAAKAIDKSTVQGDEGLFQKLKDEIIVSCKMNHPYVVKTINVLETRDKIIQFMEYCDGGDLISYVRNVLYLEELSAQYFFRKILDGVKYMHINKIAHRDLKPENIFLCKKILNQKEKTLIRIGKLPSCFEYELKIGDFGASCFNDVPNKMHYDIVGTLSYAAPEVLGCNKNNGYDSEKADVWSLGIILYAMLFGLLPFDNEEKDIKEAYNEIVNNKIAFPKNRINKCSNNVKNLLIGMLNINPINRLSLDQVINDPWVANMVKSKLEISYLNRKINVPISSTVGNHIYVNKNPWNFNIYNNVALMKNSNNSTEKVLNLKNEYEKKNQNQFIEDNPIVISSPPSNSTHTTYSSRYPIPSNAHSNNGNIINFYNIYEKRPTTLNKSNNDLYSCDNNGVLYNKLKNYDDQKVSNVTNYYTGLVTTYKNNAANINNNKGKEELSNSKLVSPNISEQANIKNNYICEQIKYVEKDTQINEQEIYISEKSLNVIYYDQNKSIESVYLDNKHLNKNNYYNSKPLENREYINNNYFPEKLNDSKILSDKEYKLYFNQNGVYQNNHNNHSTNIPNNIHHEKYYLLKNSDGRIITPCYTPVNPLKTEENKRYNLFSSKKNTNDHNEYDTYNNENNISSNSKNCLQNYNQNNPNCIKKDENTTINKNNNIEMVIPQNDNGNYNNNEYNYYYYDNNGKYVKYSVNYQNDPKYILSSSSSVLSKNKINTTNNYYNNNDVHYSNYCDYKRGVSEYASQSNISYNVDEINIKNNQNHKISNHSNLDQNSWGLNSQQNKPDKRDEIYSCKTEQNSKITINEQEEEDKRDKMENDNETEKREINEMNKSINKQNQNDNQAYCLNYTSKQSNKINNYDNSKLFSDNKNHVIDYSSNFNDSRNNCSDNNICNGDRRRYTYMFLKDDSICNNINNQNIKYDCYKNVNKASSNNIIIPLINKKIETNRKSASYSENIINTNLNPINRYTNYLNTFYEKQSTHISDNDNDDKKNDIQLTNIKNNINKYANDVKNYQSDYNTNNVCYSNYEVKKTEKTNKKKRINNSSSGSLPSSISSTSLAELSNNSSIGCINNISCKKLQRENPKFISASKEGKTDKCETINKCNENENNKDQHTTNNNNNNNRDTNKLNVRSNSNNDIQSNDLLDIKKINKSCKINNLVKKELDERNKKKEHKYSEINILCKNKSIDIEGDKKNNKTKKKSIENIECVKNKRRNNGNREYFLKLKKNIYSKENISQSIFLKYCNHYYMRKNNIKIHKIFSSIKREAKKNNSDTLKYLKKWDLYHKRRNHKHDKKGKKKKAKKHKVEIKESSFEDINMQNSDQEQILKKTNKLQNNVIDSNTLTSYRYINKKNDKNILENKINFKSNNKKEGYKDNHNYDMSDSFFNSNKIYYKKTKINSIYHNRRSYSDYEYSYDLCNSKIKIKEYNSRLDNIRGKMFKYDNSVYSNEIKTNNNSYYLKSKNNNEIQEGNIHYSYNNFNKRHQKEDNKKHHFENSTNEENIPYRYEHNKYFPLDKQNLFNENHCHDFYQNSRLIDCKKEVFLKNIITNETIPYIKRSYSLTDYKDVNIDDTFFQIKCNNKIENKYSEKKDKHEDSFIAKLSSPTKTNNDTIFSNSVNLNDKEVYMNNIPKEKTNKIPETNLTNDIPNKIQAHHNIVSAAYIDNNSSTVQNYSHVSNIYNNHNGILNCRQIIELNDNKDSLENGTNFYILKKNETQNYAINKITRNTNVGNYFDSNNLILNEPIFEKEYNLYQSQKITILKDNIMKNKNENVIPTNYNTSQANNYKNFIDQSNKYINKTSNYNMNKMANNFLKRPNNYGNIKNNYLNFNDLLINKKNTLSKDNFTLDQFNKTTKFIKSCNLNSDYCKNFEQNEYDTENALQQNTEHHEGKMIHQIDKDKIIDSRKSTNNIIMHNMSSIDQSNNMKNDFMANQFSTNPTVKVRRPIWKHNYDMVKYSREFKENNHTDDMKDYLTLNKSFVQYFSKTKKSNNEQKNNNKKINQNDGNSAQPMLKWINIFSRNSQKY